A single window of Rubripirellula lacrimiformis DNA harbors:
- a CDS encoding VOC family protein, translated as MKLGYVILYVPSVADAVDFYESAFGLECRFRHGGIEGDYAEMETGQTALAFVSETLADSHGFGYRKTNVQSEAPSIEVALVTDDVSAAYDRAIAAGAIAVKAPAQQPWGQTISYVRDNNGYLVEICSPVAK; from the coding sequence ATGAAACTCGGATACGTCATTCTTTATGTCCCAAGCGTCGCCGATGCGGTCGACTTCTATGAATCTGCTTTTGGGCTAGAGTGCCGGTTTCGGCATGGGGGCATCGAGGGGGACTATGCGGAGATGGAAACGGGGCAGACGGCGCTTGCGTTCGTGTCCGAAACGTTGGCTGATTCGCATGGCTTTGGATATCGCAAGACGAACGTCCAAAGCGAGGCACCCAGTATCGAGGTTGCCTTGGTCACCGACGACGTGTCAGCCGCGTACGACCGCGCGATCGCTGCCGGTGCGATCGCGGTCAAGGCGCCCGCACAGCAGCCTTGGGGGCAAACGATCAGCTACGTGCGAGACAACAACGGGTATCTGGTCGAAATCTGTTCGCCCGTCGCAAAATAG
- a CDS encoding alpha/beta hydrolase, translated as MQFRMILLLMFAAATCSGAIAQQTKEPAKTKDKKKPVPEFRWVNPMPKNHHPALSHRTFPSESLGVDVGYVILLPPEYETSTRQAFPVVYYLHGGRPGSETKSIGLAKPIFDAMKNAEVSPAIYVFVNGGPVSHYDMPDDPKRKGASVFTEELIPHIDANYRTIADRSGRGIEGFSQGGRATMRLSLRRPDLFCSAAAGGGGYASEKRISEEDGYENPNLRFSLGENTWDLARSYAKRKSPVVRWMIYVGDQGFNYQNNLQYMEFLDSLEIPHQRIVVPGATHSAKQIYDAQALTIMKFHAANFVQSATVDKHDGVPAKNVELK; from the coding sequence ATGCAATTCCGAATGATCCTGCTGCTGATGTTTGCGGCGGCTACCTGCAGCGGCGCTATCGCACAACAGACCAAGGAACCAGCAAAGACAAAGGACAAGAAGAAGCCGGTGCCGGAGTTTCGTTGGGTCAATCCGATGCCTAAGAATCACCACCCCGCGCTGAGCCATCGAACGTTTCCTAGCGAATCGCTGGGGGTCGACGTCGGATACGTGATTCTGTTGCCGCCGGAATACGAAACATCGACCCGGCAAGCTTTCCCGGTTGTGTACTACCTCCATGGCGGACGCCCGGGGAGCGAAACCAAAAGTATCGGACTGGCCAAACCGATCTTCGACGCGATGAAGAATGCTGAGGTTTCGCCAGCAATCTATGTGTTCGTCAATGGCGGTCCGGTCAGCCACTATGACATGCCGGATGATCCGAAACGCAAAGGCGCCAGCGTGTTCACTGAAGAGCTGATCCCGCATATTGACGCAAACTATCGTACGATCGCCGACCGATCCGGACGTGGAATCGAAGGATTCTCCCAAGGCGGAAGAGCCACCATGCGATTGTCGCTTCGCCGGCCAGACCTGTTCTGCAGCGCGGCGGCCGGCGGCGGTGGCTACGCGTCCGAGAAACGGATCAGCGAAGAAGACGGATATGAGAACCCGAACCTTCGCTTCAGTCTCGGTGAAAACACCTGGGATCTTGCCCGCAGCTATGCAAAACGGAAATCGCCCGTCGTCCGCTGGATGATCTACGTGGGTGACCAAGGATTCAACTACCAGAACAACCTGCAGTACATGGAATTCCTAGACTCACTCGAAATCCCCCACCAGCGCATCGTTGTCCCGGGCGCTACCCATTCCGCCAAACAGATCTACGACGCCCAGGCACTCACGATCATGAAGTTCCATGCCGCAAATTTTGTCCAATCCGCAACAGTGGACAAACACGACGGAGTGCCTGCAAAGAACGTCGAACTGAAATAG
- a CDS encoding DUF1501 domain-containing protein, with protein sequence MNPEKLSPLGRSLLDRRSFLGQSGMSMGAIALSQLLAGDNLLASEASDAKTPIRPAIDDKNPYASRKPHFETPAKQVLVIFCPGAVSHVDTFDYKPDLYKLHGQKPPGIPQVTFEGPTGDIAKPFWDFKPRGESGKMVSDLLPNLAGMVDDFCFLHSLTTQTSAHPQGENFMNTGFTMEGFPSFGAWVTYALGCETQELPAFVAINDPRGLARSGKNNFGSGFLPAAFQGTDFTADSPPANLHRPDGFGRSADAASVSLLQKLNAKHMQHFPGDADLAARIASYELAGRMQTSVPDVMDIANEPKHIHDAYGTGTGTELKKAYANNCILARRLLEKGVRVVQLFNGSDPAGGNGITNWDSHSDIAKTHAMQAEIMDQPTAALIADLKQRGMLEHTLVVWCTEFGRMPFLQANGTGRDHNPSAFTCFLAGAGVKKAYSYGESDEFGFKAAVNEATVYDFNATILHLMGLNHERLTYYHNGIERRLTNVHGHVIKDLLAVN encoded by the coding sequence ATGAATCCTGAAAAACTGTCGCCCTTGGGGCGGTCGCTGCTAGACCGTCGTTCGTTTCTAGGTCAATCCGGAATGTCGATGGGCGCGATTGCGCTGTCGCAGTTGTTGGCCGGTGATAACCTGCTGGCTTCGGAAGCTAGCGATGCGAAAACGCCGATCCGTCCAGCAATCGATGACAAGAATCCGTACGCGTCGCGGAAGCCCCACTTCGAGACGCCCGCCAAACAAGTGCTGGTGATCTTTTGTCCGGGCGCGGTCAGCCATGTCGACACCTTCGATTACAAGCCAGACCTGTACAAGCTTCATGGGCAAAAGCCGCCTGGGATCCCGCAGGTCACGTTCGAAGGACCGACGGGTGATATCGCCAAACCGTTTTGGGACTTCAAGCCACGCGGCGAAAGCGGCAAGATGGTATCTGACCTGTTGCCGAATCTTGCCGGGATGGTGGACGACTTCTGCTTTCTGCATTCGTTGACCACACAGACCAGTGCTCACCCCCAAGGCGAAAACTTCATGAACACCGGATTCACGATGGAAGGGTTTCCATCGTTCGGTGCTTGGGTGACTTACGCGTTGGGCTGCGAGACTCAGGAACTGCCTGCCTTCGTCGCCATCAACGACCCACGTGGGTTAGCCCGCAGTGGAAAGAACAACTTCGGTAGCGGATTTTTGCCGGCCGCGTTCCAAGGCACGGACTTTACCGCTGATAGTCCGCCAGCCAATCTGCATCGGCCTGACGGATTTGGTCGCTCGGCGGATGCTGCGAGTGTGTCACTGCTTCAGAAGTTGAACGCCAAACACATGCAGCACTTCCCGGGCGATGCCGATCTTGCCGCACGGATCGCCAGCTACGAACTGGCTGGACGAATGCAGACGTCGGTGCCGGACGTGATGGACATCGCGAACGAACCGAAACATATCCACGACGCCTACGGCACGGGCACCGGTACCGAACTGAAGAAGGCGTACGCCAACAACTGCATCCTCGCTCGGCGACTGCTCGAAAAGGGAGTGCGTGTGGTTCAATTGTTCAATGGAAGCGATCCGGCGGGCGGAAACGGGATCACCAATTGGGATTCGCACAGTGATATTGCCAAGACGCATGCGATGCAGGCCGAAATCATGGACCAGCCGACTGCGGCCTTGATCGCGGACCTGAAGCAACGCGGCATGTTGGAACACACGCTGGTCGTGTGGTGCACCGAGTTCGGACGGATGCCGTTCCTGCAAGCCAATGGGACCGGCCGTGATCACAACCCCAGCGCGTTCACATGCTTCCTAGCCGGTGCCGGAGTCAAGAAGGCGTACAGCTATGGGGAGAGCGACGAATTCGGTTTCAAGGCCGCGGTCAACGAAGCGACAGTCTACGATTTCAACGCGACCATCCTGCACTTGATGGGACTGAATCATGAACGGTTGACCTATTATCACAACGGGATCGAACGCAGGCTAACGAACGTTCACGGCCACGTGATCAAAGACCTGTTAGCAGTCAATTAA